One Leifsonia shinshuensis DNA window includes the following coding sequences:
- a CDS encoding glycosyltransferase yields the protein MRLSLKRLPSRVKRAARFEIHAHWRRQPLVLGSVFYESFSGNGMLDNPEAIFRQLLAAPDLTHLTHIWALSDLHQYRAAVEEFADDPRVTFVRYGSAAYYRALATSQYLVNNATFPYDFSKRQGQVYLNTWHGTPLKRMGYDIEGGALATANIVRNFVQADYLLAANEFMTDQMYRTGYKLDGIYRGTIVEEGYPRVDRQFLDDAQREDVRRRLIASGIPLGDRKVILYAPTWKGQVFGRPEDDLDALLAHIAQVEERIDTSRYAVLVKTHQSVHALAAGRPELARMLVPNEIPTNLVLGATDILVSDYSSIFFDFLRTGRPILFFTPDLADYAGTRGLYFEPEEWPGPVLMSARELGDALAAVADDGDQVPAEARDRYLDLQRRFTPYDDGSAAERVVDIMFRGVREGYRLRTSLDDDGREKILLYLGGMRPNGITTSALNLLNNLDHERYDVSAFFAQSNSQAAIGKQQQIHPAVRQFPRVGGMNGAKLRHLARHLDFRRGRTAQHADTAAQNRLWDDEWYRCFGDSRFGYVVDFSGYGPFWAILLLHSPDAQRAIWLHNDLASDAHREVNGEKRMLHSLTQLFTLYAQYDHLVSVSPTLSEVNRTSLAEFAPPEKFLSALNTVDAEHILDNAKGDLRTLTFDEETGSVPDWAEALIAPADGVKTFVNVGRLSPEKNQERLIRAFAQVHADDPKTRLVLVGAGPLQDHLEAVVAELGLQGSVHLTGMQRNPHAIMAKADCFVLSSDYEGQPMVILEALVLGLPIVTVEFASAKNALPAGSGLVVPQSVDGVADGMRAFLRGDVPDSVFDWAAYNRKAVGEFYRAIGAEPIVAAAAEVEAAAPSAVPLDAPEPTPVAASEATEAAAAE from the coding sequence ATGAGACTTTCCCTGAAGCGCCTTCCGTCCCGGGTGAAGCGCGCAGCCCGCTTCGAGATCCACGCGCACTGGCGCCGGCAGCCGCTCGTCCTGGGCTCCGTCTTCTACGAGTCGTTCTCCGGCAACGGGATGCTCGACAACCCCGAGGCGATCTTCCGGCAGCTGCTCGCCGCACCCGACCTCACGCACCTCACCCACATCTGGGCGCTGTCCGACCTTCACCAGTACCGCGCCGCGGTCGAGGAGTTCGCCGACGACCCGCGCGTCACGTTCGTGCGCTACGGGTCGGCCGCCTACTACCGGGCGCTCGCGACCAGCCAGTACCTGGTCAACAACGCGACGTTCCCGTACGACTTCTCCAAGCGGCAGGGCCAGGTCTACCTCAACACCTGGCACGGCACCCCGCTGAAGCGCATGGGCTACGACATCGAGGGCGGCGCGCTCGCGACCGCGAACATCGTCCGCAACTTCGTCCAGGCCGACTACCTGCTCGCCGCCAACGAGTTCATGACCGACCAGATGTACCGCACCGGCTACAAGCTCGACGGCATCTACCGCGGCACGATCGTCGAGGAGGGCTACCCGCGCGTCGACCGGCAGTTCCTGGACGACGCCCAGCGCGAGGACGTGCGCCGCCGTCTGATCGCCTCCGGCATCCCGCTCGGCGACCGCAAGGTCATCCTGTACGCGCCGACCTGGAAGGGGCAGGTCTTCGGTCGCCCGGAGGACGACCTCGACGCGCTGCTCGCCCACATCGCCCAGGTGGAGGAGCGGATCGACACGAGCCGCTACGCCGTGCTGGTGAAGACCCACCAGAGCGTGCACGCGCTGGCCGCCGGCCGTCCGGAGCTGGCACGGATGCTCGTGCCGAACGAGATCCCGACCAACCTGGTGCTCGGCGCCACGGACATCCTGGTGTCCGACTACTCCAGCATCTTCTTCGACTTCCTGCGCACCGGGCGGCCGATCCTGTTCTTCACGCCCGACCTCGCCGACTACGCCGGCACCCGCGGCCTCTACTTCGAGCCGGAGGAGTGGCCTGGCCCCGTGCTCATGTCGGCACGCGAGCTCGGCGACGCCCTCGCAGCCGTGGCGGACGACGGCGATCAGGTGCCGGCCGAGGCCCGCGATCGCTACCTCGACCTGCAGCGACGGTTCACCCCGTATGACGACGGCTCGGCCGCCGAGCGCGTCGTGGACATCATGTTCCGCGGCGTCCGCGAGGGCTACCGGCTGCGCACGTCGCTGGACGACGACGGCCGCGAGAAGATCCTGCTGTACCTCGGCGGGATGCGCCCGAACGGCATCACGACCTCCGCGCTCAACCTGCTCAACAACCTGGACCACGAGCGCTACGACGTGTCGGCGTTCTTCGCCCAGAGCAACTCGCAGGCGGCGATCGGCAAGCAGCAGCAGATCCACCCGGCGGTGCGGCAGTTCCCGCGCGTCGGCGGCATGAACGGCGCGAAGCTGCGACACCTGGCCCGTCACCTCGACTTCCGGCGCGGCCGCACCGCCCAGCACGCGGACACCGCCGCGCAGAACCGGCTCTGGGACGACGAGTGGTACCGCTGCTTCGGCGACAGCCGCTTCGGCTACGTGGTCGACTTCTCCGGCTACGGGCCGTTCTGGGCGATCCTGCTCCTGCACTCCCCCGACGCGCAGCGCGCCATCTGGCTGCACAACGATCTGGCCTCCGACGCGCACCGCGAGGTGAACGGCGAGAAGCGGATGCTGCACTCGCTCACCCAGCTCTTCACCCTGTACGCGCAGTACGACCACCTGGTGTCGGTCTCCCCCACGCTCTCCGAGGTGAACCGGACGTCGCTCGCGGAGTTCGCGCCGCCGGAGAAGTTCCTCTCTGCGCTCAACACGGTGGACGCCGAGCACATCCTCGACAACGCGAAGGGCGACCTCCGGACGCTGACCTTCGACGAGGAGACCGGGAGCGTCCCCGACTGGGCCGAGGCGCTGATCGCGCCGGCCGACGGGGTCAAGACGTTCGTCAACGTCGGACGGCTCTCGCCGGAGAAGAACCAGGAGCGCCTCATCCGCGCGTTCGCGCAGGTGCACGCCGACGACCCGAAGACCCGCCTGGTCCTCGTCGGCGCCGGCCCCCTCCAGGACCACCTGGAGGCCGTCGTCGCCGAGCTCGGTCTGCAGGGGTCTGTCCATCTGACCGGGATGCAGCGCAACCCGCACGCGATCATGGCGAAGGCGGACTGCTTCGTGCTGTCGAGCGACTACGAGGGCCAGCCGATGGTGATCCTCGAGGCGCTGGTCCTCGGCCTCCCGATCGTGACGGTGGAGTTCGCGTCCGCGAAGAACGCCCTCCCGGCGGGCAGCGGCCTGGTCGTCCCCCAGTCGGTCGACGGCGTCGCGGACGGGATGCGCGCGTTCCTGCGCGGCGACGTCCCGGACAGCGTGTTCGACTGGGCGGCGTACAACCGCAAAGCCGTCGGCGAGTTCTACCGCGCGATCGGGGCGGAGCCGATCGTGGCGGCCGCCGCTGAGGTGGAGGCGGCCGCGCCGTCGGCCGTGCCGCTGGACGCGCCGGAGCCGACGCCGGTCGCTGCCTCCGAAGCGACGGAGGCTGCGGCGGCCGAGTAG
- a CDS encoding MarR family winged helix-turn-helix transcriptional regulator, with amino-acid sequence MAEAQDQGGRTGARDEVDRIVGAWLRERPDLDFSPLQVLSRVDRLSRHLDRARRGAFDRSDLDSWEFDVLSALRRAGSPFQLSPKSLLQQTLVSSGTMTNRIDRLVARGLVERRTDPNDGRGILVQMTTQGLARVDAAITRLVDAEADLLEALSPGEQERLAGLLRKLSLGFDAGA; translated from the coding sequence ATGGCGGAGGCACAAGACCAGGGCGGGCGCACCGGCGCGCGCGACGAGGTCGACCGCATCGTCGGCGCCTGGCTGCGCGAGCGGCCCGACCTCGACTTCTCGCCGCTGCAGGTGCTCTCCCGCGTCGACCGGCTCTCCCGCCACCTCGACCGCGCCCGCCGCGGCGCGTTCGACCGCTCCGACCTCGACTCGTGGGAGTTCGATGTGCTCTCGGCGCTGCGCCGCGCGGGGTCGCCGTTCCAGCTCAGCCCCAAGTCGCTCCTCCAGCAGACGCTGGTGTCGTCCGGCACGATGACCAACCGGATCGACCGGCTCGTCGCCCGCGGCCTGGTCGAGCGCCGCACCGACCCGAACGACGGCCGCGGCATCCTCGTGCAGATGACGACCCAGGGCCTGGCCCGGGTGGACGCGGCGATCACGCGGCTCGTGGATGCGGAGGCCGACCTCCTGGAGGCGCTGTCGCCGGGCGAGCAGGAACGCCTGGCCGGCCTCCTGCGCAAGCTCAGCCTCGGCTTCGACGCCGGCGCGTGA
- the glmU gene encoding bifunctional UDP-N-acetylglucosamine diphosphorylase/glucosamine-1-phosphate N-acetyltransferase GlmU has protein sequence MTDQNLAIVVLAAGQGTRMKSATPKLLHPLGGIPIVGHVLATARELDAARVVAVVRHERDRLAEVIEADLPEAVIVDQDEVPGTGRAVEQAVAALPEGFAGDVLVVNGDVPLLDAATLRELVSAHRAGGAAATILSSFPADATGYGRIVRTPEGHLDRIVEHKDATEAERAIGEINAGIYVFGAAALRDMLANVTTDNAQGEKYITDVIGLLREAGFDVDALPVSESWLVEGINDRAQLSEAAARLNALVVRTWQLAGVTVQDPATTWIDVKVVLEPDVTILPGTQLRGATVVRTGAEVGPDTTLVDTEVGAGATVKRTDATLAVIGDGATVGPFSYLRPGTILGANGKIGTFSETKNAVIGAGTKLAHFNYVGDAEVGEKGNLGAGVITANYDGVNKHRTTIGSHVRISTNTVLVAPVRMGDGAYTGAGTVVRKDVPAGALAITVAPQRNIEGWVAQKRPGTEAARAAEQSGATEESGE, from the coding sequence ATGACCGATCAGAATCTCGCCATCGTCGTCCTCGCCGCCGGCCAGGGCACGCGGATGAAGTCCGCCACGCCCAAGCTGCTGCACCCGCTCGGCGGCATCCCGATCGTCGGCCACGTGCTGGCGACCGCGCGCGAGCTGGACGCCGCCCGCGTCGTCGCGGTCGTGCGCCACGAGCGCGACCGGCTGGCCGAGGTGATCGAGGCGGACCTGCCGGAGGCGGTCATCGTCGACCAGGACGAGGTGCCCGGCACCGGCCGCGCGGTCGAGCAGGCCGTCGCGGCGCTCCCCGAGGGCTTCGCGGGCGACGTGCTCGTGGTCAACGGCGATGTCCCGCTGCTCGACGCCGCGACGCTGCGCGAGCTGGTCTCGGCGCACCGCGCGGGCGGAGCCGCGGCGACCATCCTCTCGTCGTTCCCGGCCGACGCCACCGGCTACGGCCGCATCGTGCGCACGCCGGAGGGTCACCTCGACCGGATCGTGGAGCACAAGGACGCCACGGAGGCCGAGCGCGCGATCGGCGAGATCAACGCCGGCATCTACGTCTTCGGCGCAGCGGCCCTGCGCGACATGCTCGCCAACGTGACCACCGACAACGCCCAGGGCGAGAAGTACATCACCGACGTCATCGGGCTGCTGCGGGAGGCCGGCTTCGACGTGGACGCCCTCCCGGTGTCCGAGTCGTGGCTCGTGGAGGGCATCAACGACCGCGCCCAGCTCAGCGAGGCCGCGGCCCGTCTCAACGCGCTCGTCGTGCGCACCTGGCAGCTCGCCGGCGTGACCGTGCAGGACCCGGCGACGACCTGGATCGACGTGAAGGTCGTCCTCGAGCCCGACGTCACCATCCTCCCCGGCACGCAGCTGCGCGGCGCGACCGTCGTCCGCACCGGCGCCGAGGTCGGCCCGGACACCACGCTGGTCGACACCGAGGTCGGAGCGGGCGCGACGGTCAAGCGCACCGACGCCACGCTCGCGGTCATCGGCGACGGCGCGACGGTCGGCCCGTTCTCCTACCTCCGCCCCGGCACGATCCTCGGCGCGAACGGCAAGATCGGCACGTTCTCCGAGACCAAGAACGCGGTCATCGGCGCGGGCACCAAGCTCGCCCACTTCAACTACGTCGGCGACGCCGAGGTGGGGGAGAAGGGCAACCTCGGGGCCGGCGTCATCACCGCCAACTACGACGGCGTGAACAAGCACCGCACGACCATCGGCTCGCACGTCCGGATCAGCACGAACACGGTGCTCGTCGCGCCCGTTAGGATGGGTGACGGAGCGTACACCGGAGCGGGAACGGTCGTCCGGAAGGACGTTCCAGCTGGGGCGCTCGCCATCACCGTCGCGCCGCAACGAAACATCGAAGGCTGGGTCGCGCAGAAGCGGCCGGGCACCGAAGCCGCACGCGCCGCTGAACAGAGCGGGGCGACGGAAGAGAGCGGAGAGTAA
- a CDS encoding ribose-phosphate diphosphokinase has product MSGITATGQKRLVLISGRAHPELAEQIAECLGSELVPTDSRTFANGEIYARFDESVRGSDAFVIQSHTSPINEWLMEQLIMVDALKRASAKRITVVAPFYPYARQDKKGRGREPISARLVADLFKAAGADRIMSVDLHAAQIQGFFDGPVDHLFAMPVLLDHMQRELDPSTLTVVSPDMGRVRVADIWSDKLGVPLAIIHKRRDPLVPNQVSVHEIVGDVKGRVCLLVDDLIDTGRTIVKAAEALKAAGAIGVVVAATHAVFSDPAVELLQSEAIDSVVVTDTLPLPAHKRWDGLTVLPIAPLLANAIREVFTDGSVTSMFDGAA; this is encoded by the coding sequence GTGTCAGGGATCACTGCCACCGGCCAGAAACGACTCGTTCTGATCTCGGGGCGTGCGCATCCCGAGCTCGCCGAGCAGATCGCCGAGTGCCTCGGCAGCGAGCTGGTTCCCACCGACTCCCGCACCTTCGCGAACGGTGAGATCTACGCGCGGTTCGACGAGAGCGTCCGCGGCTCCGACGCGTTCGTGATCCAGTCGCACACCTCCCCGATCAACGAGTGGCTCATGGAGCAGCTGATCATGGTGGACGCGCTGAAGCGCGCCTCCGCCAAGCGCATCACCGTGGTCGCGCCGTTCTACCCGTACGCGCGCCAGGACAAGAAGGGCCGCGGCCGCGAGCCGATCTCGGCACGCCTGGTCGCCGACCTGTTCAAGGCCGCCGGCGCCGACCGCATCATGTCGGTCGACCTCCACGCCGCCCAGATCCAGGGCTTCTTCGACGGCCCGGTCGACCACCTTTTCGCCATGCCGGTGCTCCTGGACCACATGCAGCGTGAGCTCGACCCGTCGACGCTGACCGTCGTGTCGCCCGACATGGGCCGCGTGCGCGTCGCGGACATCTGGAGCGACAAGCTCGGCGTCCCCCTCGCGATCATCCACAAGCGCCGCGATCCGCTGGTTCCCAACCAGGTCTCGGTGCACGAGATCGTCGGCGACGTGAAGGGCCGCGTCTGCCTCCTGGTGGACGACCTGATCGACACCGGCCGCACCATCGTGAAGGCCGCGGAGGCGCTGAAGGCCGCCGGCGCGATCGGCGTCGTGGTCGCCGCGACCCACGCCGTGTTCAGCGACCCGGCCGTGGAGCTGCTGCAGTCGGAGGCGATCGACTCGGTCGTCGTCACCGACACGCTGCCGCTGCCCGCGCACAAGCGCTGGGACGGCCTCACCGTCCTCCCGATCGCGCCGCTGCTGGCGAACGCGATCCGCGAGGTCTTCACCGACGGCTCGGTGACGTCGATGTTCGACGGCGCCGCCTGA